From the Leptospira sp. WS60.C2 genome, one window contains:
- a CDS encoding DEAD/DEAH box helicase has protein sequence MKFNELPFHESLKKALDKIGYTELTPIQAKSIPFAMEGHDLTGLAQTGTGKTMAFLLPTLHRLLSAEEEEALPYALVLAPTRELTIQIAEEAKKLLEFTDLGVATIIGGTDYKSQEQALGNKACIIVATPGRLIDFVKNHGLSLENIKVVILDEADRMFDMGFVQDLKYIFHKCKNRKQSLLFSATLSYEVVRLASRYLNEPIEVHINPEKVITERIDQTLLHLGREEKLPYLVNSLLNYPIEGLGIIFTNYKMNIPKIVSVLRKYGITATGLSSELDQKKRIRLLRDFKAGKYKYLIATDVASRGIDIENIDVVYNYDLPQDAENYVHRIGRTARAGRKGQSIGFCSETDYTELERIEKYLNSKIPVGEIREEYLEFPTGEFTPVFADEVIPGEKKYQDREQRGGRGGKPRRGEEPRRADRGGRGGERGEHRSGDKGRHKGKSEGYHPPAKMSHPSHNHGEAGEHHKHPAKMTHHEFKHGNHPKDGKGKPHHKKHQPGKSNQKSDPRRNLFDINEVKQSKKQKQSIWKRILSFFKKD, from the coding sequence ATGAAATTTAACGAATTACCTTTTCACGAGTCTCTAAAGAAAGCCCTAGACAAAATTGGTTACACAGAGCTCACACCCATCCAAGCCAAATCCATCCCGTTTGCCATGGAAGGACACGACCTCACTGGTCTTGCCCAAACTGGAACTGGAAAAACAATGGCCTTTTTACTTCCCACTTTGCACAGACTTCTCTCTGCAGAGGAAGAGGAAGCACTTCCGTATGCCCTTGTCTTAGCACCGACAAGAGAACTCACGATCCAGATCGCAGAAGAAGCAAAAAAATTACTCGAGTTCACTGACTTGGGTGTGGCTACCATCATCGGAGGAACCGATTACAAGTCACAAGAACAAGCACTCGGAAACAAAGCCTGTATCATAGTGGCGACCCCTGGTCGACTCATTGACTTTGTGAAAAACCACGGTCTCTCCTTGGAAAACATCAAAGTGGTGATCCTTGATGAAGCGGACAGAATGTTCGATATGGGGTTTGTCCAAGACCTCAAGTACATCTTCCACAAATGTAAAAATAGAAAACAATCCCTTCTCTTTAGTGCCACTCTCAGTTATGAAGTGGTTCGACTCGCTAGTCGTTATTTGAACGAACCCATTGAAGTTCATATCAATCCAGAAAAAGTCATCACAGAACGGATTGACCAAACCCTCTTGCATTTGGGAAGAGAAGAAAAACTTCCGTATCTCGTCAATTCCTTGTTAAACTATCCAATCGAAGGACTCGGAATCATTTTTACCAACTACAAAATGAATATCCCAAAAATTGTTTCCGTATTACGTAAATATGGAATCACAGCGACGGGACTTTCTTCGGAACTCGACCAGAAAAAACGCATTCGTCTCCTTCGTGATTTCAAAGCAGGCAAATACAAATACCTTATCGCAACAGATGTTGCCTCTCGTGGGATTGACATCGAAAACATTGATGTGGTTTATAATTATGACCTGCCTCAAGACGCGGAAAACTATGTGCACCGAATTGGTCGTACAGCCCGTGCGGGAAGAAAAGGACAGTCGATTGGATTTTGTTCTGAAACGGATTATACGGAACTGGAACGGATTGAAAAGTATCTCAACTCAAAAATCCCTGTGGGAGAAATCCGTGAAGAGTATTTGGAATTCCCAACGGGTGAATTCACTCCTGTCTTTGCCGATGAAGTGATCCCTGGTGAGAAAAAATACCAAGACCGCGAACAAAGAGGTGGTCGAGGTGGAAAACCAAGACGGGGAGAAGAGCCTCGTCGCGCAGACCGTGGTGGACGAGGGGGAGAGAGAGGCGAACACAGGTCAGGTGATAAGGGTCGTCATAAAGGAAAGTCGGAAGGCTACCATCCACCAGCTAAGATGTCTCATCCAAGTCATAACCACGGAGAAGCGGGTGAACATCACAAACATCCTGCGAAGATGACCCACCATGAATTCAAACATGGCAACCATCCAAAAGACGGGAAGGGCAAACCCCATCACAAAAAACACCAACCAGGAAAATCGAATCAAAAGAGCGATCCAAGACGAAATCTTTTTGATATCAACGAAGTGAAACAATCCAAAAAACAGAAACAATCAATTTGGAAACGAATTCTTTCTTTCTTCAAAAAAGATTAG
- a CDS encoding class I SAM-dependent methyltransferase, which yields MSFFDFIPHRRFPEYYEICRRTGVLRYLPAKQREYGDSYFMEEYMSQYKKSYYEDEPNLRAMAKRRLANLAKLVPLTHQANLGPGERTPFPNQTLLEIGSAAGFFLDEARIAGYQTRGLELSPKEVEYSRNTLGLDVERRSVLSVEEGEWKESFSVVSAFFVIEHIQDIDGIWRRLRSWLKPGGYLYLAVPSSFGPSFETNPKEWFTTHPSDHFFDYSVHSLKKLLSILGFDVNYVRPMSYHSYRDLGLRGKLPEWLYRLYANQFAYGDTIELIARKRTH from the coding sequence TTGAGTTTTTTTGATTTTATCCCCCATCGTAGATTCCCAGAATATTACGAAATCTGCCGGCGCACAGGTGTTTTGCGATATCTTCCCGCAAAACAAAGGGAATATGGGGACAGTTACTTTATGGAAGAATACATGTCCCAATACAAAAAGTCTTATTACGAAGACGAACCCAATCTTCGTGCCATGGCAAAACGAAGACTGGCAAACTTGGCAAAGTTAGTTCCTCTCACTCATCAGGCAAACCTTGGTCCTGGTGAGAGGACACCGTTTCCAAACCAAACACTACTGGAGATTGGATCGGCCGCTGGATTTTTTTTAGATGAAGCAAGAATTGCCGGATACCAAACCAGAGGACTCGAACTCTCTCCCAAAGAAGTGGAATATTCGAGAAACACTCTGGGTCTGGATGTAGAAAGGCGATCAGTACTTTCTGTGGAAGAGGGCGAATGGAAAGAATCTTTTTCAGTTGTTTCTGCTTTTTTTGTGATCGAACACATTCAGGACATCGATGGGATTTGGAGACGATTGCGGTCTTGGCTAAAACCTGGTGGTTATTTGTATTTGGCAGTTCCTTCTAGTTTTGGCCCAAGTTTTGAGACCAATCCTAAGGAATGGTTTACGACCCATCCTTCTGACCACTTTTTTGACTACTCAGTCCACTCCCTGAAAAAACTCTTGTCAATCCTTGGCTTTGACGTGAACTATGTTAGACCTATGTCGTATCACTCCTACCGGGACTTAGGCCTCCGAGGCAAACTCCCCGAATGGCTGTATCGGCTATACGCAAACCAATTTGCCTATGGTGATACCATCGAACTGATTGCCAGAAAAAGAACACACTGA
- a CDS encoding tetratricopeptide repeat protein, with amino-acid sequence MDPIQKNRFRIEEQTSKPSYYQEDPYLRNLGKEKETTYESETTVRRPVLSFLFWSFLVLLILGFLTAAYWWYLQKKQNPEEIAKVLKDLPTDKKALNLLVDKPYLPDDSVNPKLAACLNAYHNRYVNRVGTVCEEFLNSPGSDEDKSIALTVLGVMYDEAGRYINAIERLEKAIQYDSKNYFAFYNLSLAFKHAGKFEEARRAAQRAKEIAPNDYRVALLQGNLFQEIGDPTSAIEAYKEGQALAPSDVTLTYNLAISFLKQGNIAEAIAEFQKVVQTAPNSQTAVLSYGHLGTIFYQREDYDRAEYYFREVIRLKTGDAKAYYNLGLVYLKKKVPEEAAKYFQKALDSNANEPEVYRYIADAFLSMGQTNMAITALKKALLLKPSDVDSLFALAELYYKKGELVEAESLFRRIIRLTPGDTYSETAFVNLGIILDEMERYSESIQAFEGALSLNPKNQSAYYNLGLSYLHAGKPTMAIESLRKSQALDPNHVPSRLAIADYYLENRFYSEAIAEYEEAIAWKPELYEARLKLADVYIQTKNYPAAEKMLVYVLENAKDPKEIKLAHRKLALSYANSGNSGLSKKAKEEAFRATHIDPEDMESRLVLAKILIDSGSLVDREKAIEELTVITRSDVTPSISSKAHNYLGVCYFKNGEFKRALSSFQTAIDLNPSLSEAYENKRAARAQYEKSLESKKRTFY; translated from the coding sequence ATGGATCCTATCCAAAAAAACCGCTTTCGCATTGAGGAACAAACCTCCAAGCCAAGTTATTACCAGGAAGATCCATACTTAAGGAACCTGGGAAAAGAAAAAGAAACGACTTATGAATCAGAAACAACGGTAAGGCGACCAGTTTTATCGTTTTTGTTTTGGTCGTTTCTTGTTCTCCTCATCCTTGGGTTTTTAACCGCCGCATACTGGTGGTATTTGCAAAAAAAACAAAATCCTGAAGAAATCGCCAAAGTTCTAAAAGACCTTCCCACAGATAAAAAAGCATTGAATCTACTTGTGGATAAACCGTATCTCCCTGATGATTCGGTGAATCCGAAACTGGCAGCTTGTCTCAATGCCTATCACAACCGTTATGTGAACCGAGTGGGCACTGTTTGCGAAGAGTTTCTCAATTCCCCTGGCAGTGACGAAGACAAATCCATCGCTCTCACTGTGCTTGGGGTGATGTATGATGAAGCAGGGCGTTACATCAATGCCATCGAACGATTGGAAAAAGCGATCCAATACGATTCCAAAAATTATTTTGCCTTTTACAATTTGTCTTTAGCATTCAAACACGCAGGAAAATTTGAAGAAGCAAGGCGTGCGGCCCAAAGAGCCAAAGAAATTGCCCCGAACGACTACCGTGTCGCTCTCTTACAAGGAAACTTATTCCAAGAAATTGGGGACCCGACAAGTGCGATTGAAGCCTATAAAGAAGGGCAGGCCCTTGCCCCTAGTGATGTGACACTTACCTATAACCTTGCCATTAGTTTTCTAAAACAAGGGAACATTGCCGAAGCGATCGCTGAGTTCCAAAAAGTGGTGCAAACAGCTCCCAATTCCCAAACAGCTGTTTTGTCCTATGGCCACTTGGGAACCATCTTTTACCAAAGAGAAGACTACGACCGTGCGGAGTATTATTTCCGAGAAGTGATTCGTTTGAAAACGGGAGATGCCAAAGCCTACTATAACTTAGGTTTGGTGTATTTAAAGAAAAAAGTCCCAGAAGAGGCGGCCAAATACTTCCAAAAAGCACTCGATTCCAATGCGAACGAACCTGAAGTCTATCGTTACATTGCCGATGCGTTTTTGTCCATGGGACAAACCAATATGGCGATCACCGCCTTAAAAAAAGCACTGCTCTTAAAACCATCGGATGTGGACTCGTTATTTGCTCTTGCCGAGCTCTACTATAAAAAGGGAGAACTTGTCGAAGCAGAAAGTCTATTTCGTCGCATCATTCGCCTTACCCCTGGAGATACCTATTCGGAAACGGCGTTTGTGAATTTAGGAATCATCTTAGATGAAATGGAGCGTTATTCAGAGAGTATCCAAGCCTTTGAAGGAGCCCTTTCCTTAAATCCCAAAAACCAATCGGCCTATTATAATTTGGGTCTTTCCTATTTACATGCCGGCAAACCAACAATGGCAATTGAGTCTTTACGAAAGTCGCAGGCCCTCGATCCGAATCATGTTCCCTCAAGACTTGCGATTGCCGATTATTATTTGGAAAATCGTTTTTATTCCGAAGCCATCGCTGAATATGAAGAAGCCATTGCTTGGAAACCAGAACTCTATGAAGCAAGACTCAAACTTGCTGATGTTTACATCCAAACCAAAAATTATCCTGCCGCCGAAAAGATGTTAGTCTATGTGTTGGAAAATGCCAAAGACCCTAAAGAAATCAAACTGGCTCATAGAAAACTCGCCTTAAGTTATGCAAACAGTGGAAACTCAGGACTTTCAAAAAAGGCAAAAGAAGAAGCGTTTCGTGCCACACACATTGATCCTGAGGATATGGAATCAAGGTTAGTGCTCGCCAAAATTCTCATTGATTCGGGTTCTCTTGTGGACAGAGAAAAGGCGATTGAGGAGTTAACCGTCATCACTCGTTCGGATGTCACTCCTTCCATTTCTTCCAAAGCCCATAATTATTTAGGTGTATGTTATTTTAAAAACGGGGAATTCAAACGAGCCCTTTCCAGTTTCCAAACTGCAATTGATTTAAATCCAAGTTTATCAGAAGCCTATGAAAACAAACGAGCAGCTCGTGCCCAATATGAAAAATCTTTGGAATCCAAAAAGAGAACCTTTTATTGA
- the nusB gene encoding transcription antitermination factor NusB produces MSSRHRGRSLALMCLYQIDLVGTDPERAMKFDWYDKKITREEKDYAVFLVKGVVENRKAIDTLIKKYSENWELSRISVVNRCILRLSILSLQKEPFLAAPVVINEAVELTKEFETDESAQFINGLLDAFYKKEILPKESH; encoded by the coding sequence ATGAGTTCTAGACACCGTGGGCGTAGCCTTGCCCTCATGTGCCTCTACCAAATTGACTTAGTGGGAACAGACCCCGAACGTGCCATGAAATTCGATTGGTATGACAAAAAAATCACCCGCGAAGAAAAGGATTATGCTGTCTTTCTTGTGAAAGGAGTGGTCGAAAATCGCAAAGCGATCGATACTCTAATTAAGAAGTATTCGGAGAATTGGGAACTTTCGCGTATTTCCGTGGTCAATCGTTGTATTTTACGTTTGTCGATTTTGAGTTTGCAAAAGGAACCTTTCCTTGCCGCACCCGTTGTCATCAATGAGGCGGTCGAACTCACAAAAGAATTTGAAACGGACGAATCAGCGCAATTCATCAACGGACTACTCGATGCCTTCTATAAGAAGGAGATCTTACCTAAAGAGTCCCACTAA
- the ribH gene encoding 6,7-dimethyl-8-ribityllumazine synthase: protein MTALLEGTRIGNGQKHCVIVSKFNEFITESLLKGAKDAYRQHGVLDSDVTVIYVPGAFELPQTVKRVLGSKKYQFSAIVCLGAVIRGATSHYDLVSGEAAKVGSVADGSVPVIFGVITTESIEQAIERAGTKAGNKGYEAATTAIEMANLFKEIG from the coding sequence ATGACAGCTTTATTGGAAGGCACACGAATCGGAAACGGACAAAAACATTGTGTCATCGTTTCAAAGTTCAATGAATTCATTACTGAGTCTCTCTTAAAAGGGGCAAAAGACGCTTACAGACAACACGGAGTCCTAGACTCAGATGTCACCGTCATCTACGTGCCAGGAGCCTTTGAGCTTCCGCAAACCGTCAAACGTGTTCTTGGTTCCAAAAAATACCAATTCTCTGCCATTGTTTGCCTAGGTGCTGTGATTCGTGGTGCGACTTCTCATTACGACTTAGTGTCTGGGGAAGCTGCAAAAGTGGGATCTGTGGCCGATGGTTCCGTTCCCGTGATTTTTGGTGTGATCACCACAGAATCCATCGAACAAGCGATTGAACGAGCAGGGACCAAAGCGGGAAACAAAGGATACGAAGCAGCCACTACAGCCATTGAAATGGCAAATCTTTTCAAAGAGATCGGATGA
- a CDS encoding SET domain-containing protein encodes MKKKKSVKKAKKRKPVVYTEKDFIVKPSSVPNIGMGLFTKQTLYKGDTVGYYMGKIITDEQAESNKYVDSKYLLWICKDWWIYGEGKESNYTRYINHSSKPNAELVTSVRWKTARFRVLKTIREGEEIFFDYGKDYWDNVDFKPK; translated from the coding sequence ATGAAGAAAAAGAAATCTGTAAAGAAGGCCAAAAAAAGAAAACCGGTAGTGTATACCGAGAAAGACTTTATCGTAAAACCGTCTTCTGTTCCCAATATTGGCATGGGACTTTTCACAAAACAAACATTATACAAAGGTGATACCGTTGGTTATTACATGGGTAAAATCATTACCGATGAACAAGCGGAATCCAATAAATACGTAGATTCCAAATACCTACTTTGGATTTGTAAAGACTGGTGGATTTATGGGGAAGGAAAGGAATCAAATTACACCCGTTACATCAACCACTCCTCCAAACCGAATGCTGAACTCGTTACATCTGTAAGATGGAAAACAGCTCGTTTCCGAGTCTTAAAAACCATAAGAGAAGGGGAAGAGATCTTTTTTGATTATGGAAAAGACTATTGGGATAACGTAGATTTTAAACCGAAGTGA
- a CDS encoding glycoside hydrolase family 57 protein yields the protein MQQTVKGHLVFVLHAHLPFVRHPGYDKPFIEENWLNEAILETYIPLIRVFRNLKQESVRFRITMSFTPTLSLMLTDTYLQNQFRKYIKNLISLARHETKRTKQDPHLHYLATRYLEHFIDTESIFEEANGDLTKLFLPFIESGELEAMTSPATHAFLPFYDSESSVFRSQLKNGRRTFRRIWGRDPKGIWLSECGYTQKLEEELDREGFRYFFVDTHGITHANPRPKFGVYAPVEVGYGVLAFGRDPESSKQVWSSIDGYPGDFRYREYYRDIGHDLPWEHISPYLHSNGIRINTSIKYYRITGKTGDKGYYHPDWAMEAAGNHAEDFLRNRIRQAEYLYEANKQPSVVVSPYDAELYGHWWYEGPQFIEFLFKKIHFNQNTIQLSHPLEAARALPRIQSVEMKMSSWGENGYGEVWLNGTNDWIYPLIHDLSIRMHKRVHEFGSGTEDQIRILKQMGRELLLLQSSDWAFIMKTGTMVDYAVRRTNVHTNLFLALEAMLAGPIDWDILKAAEEENNAFPDIRIEDFR from the coding sequence ATGCAGCAAACAGTGAAAGGGCATTTGGTTTTTGTTTTACATGCCCACCTACCTTTTGTTAGACACCCTGGGTATGACAAACCCTTTATTGAAGAAAATTGGTTGAATGAGGCGATTTTAGAAACCTATATCCCACTCATTCGGGTGTTTCGGAATTTAAAGCAGGAGTCGGTTCGGTTTCGAATCACGATGTCGTTTACTCCGACCCTGTCTCTCATGTTGACAGACACCTACTTACAAAATCAATTTCGTAAGTACATCAAAAATTTAATCTCTCTAGCAAGACACGAAACCAAACGGACAAAACAAGACCCTCATTTGCACTATTTAGCAACTCGGTATTTAGAACATTTTATTGACACCGAGTCGATCTTTGAAGAAGCAAACGGCGATTTGACGAAGTTATTTTTGCCTTTCATTGAATCTGGTGAACTCGAAGCGATGACAAGTCCTGCCACCCATGCCTTTTTGCCATTCTATGATTCAGAAAGTTCTGTGTTTCGTTCCCAGTTGAAAAACGGACGAAGGACGTTTCGTCGAATTTGGGGCAGGGATCCGAAAGGCATTTGGCTTTCAGAATGTGGTTACACACAGAAACTGGAAGAGGAACTCGATCGAGAAGGTTTTCGTTACTTTTTTGTCGACACCCACGGGATCACTCACGCCAATCCAAGACCAAAGTTTGGAGTGTATGCACCAGTCGAAGTTGGGTATGGTGTTCTTGCGTTTGGACGTGACCCAGAAAGTAGCAAACAAGTTTGGAGTTCCATCGACGGATACCCTGGAGATTTTCGGTACCGGGAATACTATCGTGACATCGGCCACGACCTCCCTTGGGAACATATTTCTCCCTATCTCCATTCCAATGGAATTCGTATCAATACCAGTATCAAATACTATCGCATCACAGGAAAAACGGGGGACAAAGGATATTACCATCCAGACTGGGCGATGGAAGCAGCAGGGAACCATGCAGAAGATTTTTTACGAAATCGAATTCGTCAGGCAGAATACCTATATGAAGCCAACAAACAACCGTCAGTGGTGGTCTCTCCGTATGATGCTGAGTTATACGGTCACTGGTGGTATGAAGGTCCTCAATTTATCGAATTTTTGTTTAAAAAAATCCACTTCAACCAAAATACCATCCAACTGTCTCACCCGTTAGAAGCGGCAAGGGCTTTACCTCGGATCCAATCTGTGGAAATGAAAATGTCCAGTTGGGGAGAAAATGGGTATGGGGAAGTTTGGCTCAACGGAACGAATGATTGGATTTATCCTCTCATCCATGATTTGAGCATTCGAATGCACAAACGGGTGCATGAATTTGGTTCTGGCACAGAAGACCAAATCCGCATTTTAAAACAAATGGGGCGTGAGCTCCTACTATTACAAAGCAGTGATTGGGCGTTCATTATGAAAACAGGAACCATGGTGGACTACGCGGTGCGACGTACCAACGTGCACACCAATTTGTTTCTCGCACTCGAGGCCATGCTCGCAGGCCCCATCGACTGGGACATTCTCAAGGCAGCGGAAGAGGAGAACAATGCGTTCCCAGACATTCGCATCGAAGATTTTCGTTAG
- a CDS encoding DUF4912 domain-containing protein, which produces MAEEEKKQKAVKKTAAKKKSVVSASVPKKTKAKPKEEKSKQIVPTVDSSLPKIYNDSKFTKHPSYPTNDLIKVLVRSPKEAFVFWKFSEKTFERITNDLESTSTDGLRFRLKVEYQNVFGSDRVEWYDLAPFTESYYLKFMFPVRMVQCTIFVAFGEREIPSLHSTGKDLPPASESFRLDKDWIHPKWIEEGLVIQSPSGEYYFRDENASGYYVNPRNHSLDPNENLKGTNPFANGSGSGKGLL; this is translated from the coding sequence ATGGCTGAGGAAGAAAAAAAACAAAAAGCAGTTAAAAAGACAGCGGCCAAAAAAAAATCGGTCGTCAGTGCCTCTGTGCCAAAAAAAACGAAGGCAAAACCAAAAGAAGAAAAATCGAAACAAATTGTTCCAACTGTAGATTCTTCTTTGCCTAAAATTTACAATGATTCCAAATTCACAAAACACCCCAGTTATCCTACAAATGATTTAATCAAGGTACTCGTTCGCTCTCCCAAAGAAGCTTTTGTGTTTTGGAAGTTTTCTGAGAAAACATTTGAGAGAATCACAAACGATTTGGAATCCACTAGTACAGATGGGTTACGCTTTCGTTTGAAAGTGGAATACCAAAATGTTTTTGGAAGTGACCGCGTAGAATGGTATGACCTCGCTCCCTTTACGGAATCGTATTACTTAAAATTTATGTTTCCCGTTCGAATGGTACAGTGTACGATCTTTGTTGCGTTTGGAGAACGTGAAATTCCCTCCTTACACTCGACAGGAAAGGACCTTCCTCCCGCTTCCGAATCGTTTCGATTAGACAAAGATTGGATCCATCCTAAATGGATTGAGGAGGGACTTGTGATCCAAAGCCCTTCTGGTGAGTATTATTTTCGGGATGAAAATGCGAGTGGATATTATGTAAATCCAAGAAATCATTCACTCGACCCAAATGAAAATTTAAAAGGGACAAACCCTTTTGCCAATGGGTCAGGTTCAGGAAAAGGACTTCTTTGA
- the raiA gene encoding ribosome-associated translation inhibitor RaiA: MKINYTWKHLDRSEAAEKYADEKLERVTKFVQKIVSCEVSFEAIHGEIHANLKLHADGNNFNAHNQDKDIYVCIDGLEDKIISQTSKHHDKKSQH; the protein is encoded by the coding sequence ATGAAAATCAATTATACCTGGAAACACCTAGACCGATCCGAAGCTGCTGAGAAATACGCAGATGAAAAACTTGAACGTGTGACAAAATTCGTACAAAAGATTGTATCTTGTGAAGTTTCCTTTGAAGCCATCCATGGTGAAATCCACGCTAACTTGAAGTTACATGCTGACGGTAACAACTTCAATGCACATAACCAAGATAAAGACATCTATGTTTGTATCGATGGTTTAGAAGATAAAATCATCTCTCAAACAAGCAAACACCACGACAAAAAAAGCCAACACTAA
- a CDS encoding RNA polymerase sigma factor, whose translation MPRPLEGKNMTLREKEKILLQKIKAGDPTAYMTLVSPFRERLFRKAVSMVKDGDDAEDIVQDALISGYKSIQNFRAEAGVYTWLYRIVVNKSKDLLAKKKRGREKPMDDSGDNQFVDSRVGYEKKLELSEESSYLMSKIALLEDSYKQVLELRYFENLSYNEIAEIMECNVGTVKSRLFKAKEFLKHLIQKDEKGEGFFEK comes from the coding sequence ATGCCAAGACCCCTTGAAGGCAAAAACATGACCCTGCGGGAGAAGGAAAAAATCCTACTCCAAAAAATCAAAGCAGGGGATCCGACTGCGTATATGACGCTTGTCTCTCCATTTCGCGAGAGACTCTTCCGAAAGGCAGTTTCCATGGTCAAAGACGGCGATGATGCCGAAGACATTGTACAAGATGCTCTCATTTCTGGTTATAAATCGATCCAAAACTTCCGTGCTGAGGCAGGGGTGTATACTTGGCTCTACCGCATTGTGGTGAATAAGTCCAAAGACCTCCTAGCAAAGAAAAAACGTGGTCGTGAAAAACCCATGGATGACTCAGGAGATAACCAATTTGTGGATTCTCGTGTCGGATATGAAAAAAAATTGGAACTTTCTGAGGAATCCAGTTATCTAATGAGTAAGATTGCACTCTTAGAAGATTCCTACAAACAGGTACTCGAACTTCGTTATTTTGAAAACCTTTCTTATAACGAAATTGCTGAGATTATGGAATGTAATGTAGGAACGGTTAAGAGTCGTCTCTTTAAGGCGAAGGAGTTTTTGAAGCACCTCATCCAGAAAGATGAAAAGGGAGAAGGGTTCTTTGAAAAATAG